ATTCTTTGGTGTCGGTACCATGACGCAGTCTTTTGTGTTTTTGCATACAAGTCAGGTTGCAAAAATGATCGTTCTTGTTGGGTGGGGACTTCTTTGCTATTCAATGGGCGTTCTCTTGGAAAAAAACAAATTTGCGGGCCCAATGGTGAATTTTAAGCGGAGTATGCGTGCTATTATCTCCGGAAAAGATGATACAAAAATTAGATTAAGGGAAAATGATTATTTTAAAGAGCTTGCCAGTGATATTAATGTGCTGGTTGAAAAGTATCAATGTGAGAAAAAAAGAAACAGTGAAATTATCAATAAAATAATTGATGAAGCGAGTACAGTTAAGAATGCAGCTCGTAGTGGTGAAAATACTGACCAGATAAAGAATGCGTCAGAATCAATTATGAGCATGTTGAACGAATTAAAACAATCACAATCCTGCAGCTCAAAAACTGATCGCGATTAACGTATATCATGATAATAAAAGATAACGGGGACAAAGATAAAGCCATACGATCAATAAATGATTTAAGAAGTAAGATAGCCTACCATAATTGGCGGTATTATGTTCTTGATGATCCGGAAATTACTGATGGTGAGTATGATAATCTTTACAATAAACTTGTTCACTTAGAAGAAGCCCATCCTGATTTAATTACTTCTGATTCTCCCTCACAGCGTGTTGGTGCCGTACCGCTTTCGTCATTTGACTCGTTTAAACATCCCGTTCCTATGCTTTCACTTTCCAACACTTATACAGAAGAAGATGTCCTCAAATTTGATGAGCGCACAAAAAAAACGCTTGGTGTTGAGAAAATTGAATATGTTGTTGAACCAAAGCTTGATGGCCTTGCGGTTGAATTAGTATATGAAAAAGGTATTTTCAGTATAGGGGCAACAAGGGGGGATGGATTTATCGGAGAGCAGATCACCGCTAATTTAAAAACTATTCGTTCGATTCCACTTTCTTTAATAAGCGGCGATCTTAAAATTCCTGATTATGTATCTGTACGTGGAGAGGTAATAATGAAATTGCATGACTTTAGGATGCTGAATGAAACTCGTCTCAATAAAGGTGAGCAGCTTTTTGCAAATCCTCGCAATGCTGCGGCAGGTTCTGTGAGACAGCTTGATCCTAGGGTTACCGCAACACGTCCGCTAGATATATTTTTTTATGCAATAGGGAGCATGCAGGGGATCAATGTATCATCGCAGAATCAATTACTTGAGTTGTTTCCTCAATGGGGGCTCAAGGTCAATCCACTTGTCACGGTTGTAAGCGATATTCGTCAGGCTATGACGTATCATAGCGAGTTGTATAAAAAAAGAGACACACTAGACTATGATATAGATGGAATAGTGATTAAAGTAAACTCTTATGCATTGCAAGACACACTTGGCACTATTGCGAGGAGTCCTCGGTGGGCGGTAGCGTATAAGTTTAAAGCTCGTCAGGCAACTACGGTGATAAACGATATTATAGTGCAGGTTGGCAGGACAGGAGCGCTTACTCCTGTTGCAATAATGAATCCGGTCGAGATTAGCGGAGTTGTTGTTGAACGGGCCACGCTGCATAATCAAGACGAGATCATAAAAAAAAATGTGCGTATTGGAGACACTGTTATAATAGAACGTGCAGGGGATGTTATCCCGGAGGTTGTTAAAGTCGTTCTAACAAAACGTACCGGTAGAGAAAAATTATTTACAATGCCAAAAAAATGCCCGGTGTGTGGAGCAGACGTGCGTAAAGATGAGAATATGAGTGTGTATCGGTGTGCAGGGCTGTCTTGCAGTGCCCAGTTAAAAGAATCGATAAAACATTTTGCTTCCAGGAAAGCTATGGATATTGATGGTTTGGGAGACAAGCTTATAGAACAGCTGGTGGATAAAAAAATGATTAGGAATATAAGTGATTTATACAAACTCACAAAGGAACAACTGCGAGATATGGAACGAATGGGAGATCTGTCAGCCGGCAACATTATCCGTGCAATTAAGGATAGTAAGGGGCCTACATTAGCTAAATTTGTCTTTGCCCTAGGGATACGTAACGTAGGAGAGCAAAGTGCAAAGTTGGTTGTTCAGAAATATAGATCATTAGATGCTCTATCCATTGTGCCGTTTGATGATCTCGTGACTGTAAAAGAGATCGGTCCGGAAATAGCATCAAGCATTGTCGCGTTTTTTAATAATGATGAGAATAAAGAAATATTAGATAATCTTAAAAAAGCTGGTATTGAGTGGCATATTGAAGAAGAGATAAAAAACAGGCCATTTGAAGGAAAAATATTTGTGTTTACCGGAACACTAAAAGATCTCTCACGTGATGATGTAAAAAATATTGTAGAACGTTTGGGTGCACGTGCAAGTTCATCGGTGAGCAAAAACACTGACTACCTGGTTGCGGGTGAATCTCCGGGATCAAAGTATGAAAAAGCAAAAAAACTGGGAATTAAGATACTTACGGAAAAAGAATTTGTTGCTATCATTGAGCAATGAGTTATATGCTTTATCAAAAGAGGAGAAAAAGAGTGGAATTTTCTAGAAAACAAATGTTTTTATTTTGCTGTCCTGTGGTTTGTGGCCTATTGTCTACATTCTTTTGTCTATTTTGTATCGTGGCAACATCCTATTCAGAGGAAGTCTCCGGGAATTATGGGGCGGAATCAGCGCTGGATGTTAACATTGAGGAAGAAAGTTCAGTTACTGAAACTGGTAAAATGTCACGTGTCAAAATAGGAGAGGAATTAGCATTAAAGGGTAAGTATGAAGAAGCAATGCACGAATTTGAACGGTCGATAAGAGAAGATCCTTATAATGCAAATGCTTATCTTCAACTTGGGTTGATTTATTTCTATGTAAAAAATGACCCAAAAAAAGCAGTAGAGCTTATTAAGCAGGCGCTAGAGATTGATCACACGTTAGTTGATGCGTATTATAACCTGGGCTATATTTATGCGAAAGCAGGACAACATGATGACGCCATTGATCTTTACAGGAAAACTATAGAAATTGCCCCTAATTATGCAGAAGCGCATTATAGTTTAGGTATCGTGTATTATTATTTTAAAGATATGGTGCCCGAAGCAGAACATGAGTTTAAAGAAGCCTTGAGATTAAGGCCAAATTATGAGCAGGCACATTTTTTCCTGGGAAACATTTATGGCGGCCAAGGAAAATATGATGAAGCGATAAAAGAGTTTAAAATAGCTTTAGAGATAAACCCAAAGTATGCAGAAGTGCACTTTTTTCTTGGCAACATTCTCGGAGGACAAGGCAAGTTTGAAGAAGCTATTGACGAATTTCAAATGGCTCTTATGTCAAATCCAAACGATGCAGAGATACATTACAAGCTTGGCGTTATATACGACAAGATGGGTGTTCAAGATGAAGCTATTAAGGAATTTCGTACAGTGTTAACGTTAAGCCCAAAACATGTTGAAGCAAACAATAATTTAGGGTTCATATATGCGAAGCAGGGAAATTATGATGAAGCGATATTTGAATTTAAAAGGGCATTAGAAGTAAATCCAAAATATGTTAAGGTGATGAATAATTTGGGTATAGTGTTTGCCGAAAAGGGTGAATATGAGAAGGCATTAGACAGCTTTAATAATGCTCTTGCAATAAAAGAAAATGACCCTGAAGCTATTTATAATATTGGTATGACCTACTGGAAAAAAATCCGCGATTATGATGAAGCAAAAAAATATTTTCAGCAATATATTCAATTAAGGCCCAATGATGAGACTACTTACGAGGTAAAAAAGATTCTTGGAAAGATCGATCAGGACAAACTTATCCATAAACAAAGAACACAGGAGATTATGGTTGAAGCATTATCAACGCCGGACGATGACACGTCTGAACATTATACGCGAGCTGTCCAGTTATATACTGAAGGGAATATTGATAAGGCTCTTTCAGAATTTAAAATTGCGGCAGAAAAACAAGAAAACGAGACAAATGCGCGTATCTACATGGGAGTGATACTTAATCAAAAAGGAAGAGTAGATGATGCAATAGAACAGCTGGAAAAATCTATAGAGCTAACTCCTGATAATCCGGATGCGTATTACAACTTAGCTCTTATATATGATAAGGTAAAAAACAATAGCGCTAAAGCGCTTACCAATTATAAAAAAGCTATTAAATATAATAAAGACTATCTCGATAGTTACAGCCGAATGGGTGATATATATGCTCGTACAGGTAAAATAGATAAAGCAATGAAACAGTACGAAAAAACTATAGAGCTTGATACTAATTATGCAAAAGGATACAGCAATATTGGTATATTGTTTAATTCTAAAGGCGAGTATAGAAAAGCGTTAGACAATATTCAAAAAGCTATTAAAATAGATCCTAATGACCCGATCTTCTATAATAATCTTGCAAACGTGTATCTTGAAAACAACAATTATACGAAAGCGAGAGAAACTATTGCACGTGCAGTTGAACTTGATCCGGATTCAGCTATTAGCCATTGCACTTACGGAGAAATATTAGAGAGTTTAAAGGAATATGATCTTGCAATATATCATTTTGAGCAGGCAACAAAAGATATGAAATGGCGACCATATGCACGACGAAGGATTCGTGCGATAAAAAGTAAAAAGAAATTTAACGAGTAAAATCGATGAAAGTGTAGATAGTTATTGACTTTATCGGTTATTTGTAATACTGTGGCATTTGTGATTTCGTACCAACAAAACCAAAAGGAGGGTTTAGTATGAATAAGGCTCAATTAGTTGAATCAGTAGTAAAGGAATTAAAGATCTCTAAAGCAGCTGGTGAAAAGGCTGTTAAGTCAGTTATTGTATCTATTAAAAAAGGTCTTAAGAAAGACAAAAATGTACAGCTTATTGGTTTTGGAACATTTAGAGTTGTTAACAGAAAAGCAAGAGCAGGCAGAAACCCACAAACAGGCGAAAAGATCAAAATTAAAGCAAGTAAGTCTGTTGGTTTCAAATGTGGTAAAGACTTAAAGAAATCTCTGTAATATTTATTACAGGTTAATTAAAAGCCCCGAATTTTATATCTATAAAGTTTGGGGCTTTTTTTTTGTTTGTATGATATTATTTTGGATGTTATGGAAGAAAAAAATAATATAAATTTGTTTGCATACGGCACTCTTTTAAGTGATTTTAATCTCCGTATTATTACCAGTAAAGAATTTTCGCGTAAAGAAGCGATACTACTTAATTATCGTAAAATAACTCCGAAAGACAGCTATCCTTTTATTGTTCCCAAACGCGGTAAAGTTACGACAGGGGCGCTTTTATTTG
The sequence above is a segment of the Candidatus Ancaeobacter aquaticus genome. Coding sequences within it:
- a CDS encoding tetratricopeptide repeat protein: MEFSRKQMFLFCCPVVCGLLSTFFCLFCIVATSYSEEVSGNYGAESALDVNIEEESSVTETGKMSRVKIGEELALKGKYEEAMHEFERSIREDPYNANAYLQLGLIYFYVKNDPKKAVELIKQALEIDHTLVDAYYNLGYIYAKAGQHDDAIDLYRKTIEIAPNYAEAHYSLGIVYYYFKDMVPEAEHEFKEALRLRPNYEQAHFFLGNIYGGQGKYDEAIKEFKIALEINPKYAEVHFFLGNILGGQGKFEEAIDEFQMALMSNPNDAEIHYKLGVIYDKMGVQDEAIKEFRTVLTLSPKHVEANNNLGFIYAKQGNYDEAIFEFKRALEVNPKYVKVMNNLGIVFAEKGEYEKALDSFNNALAIKENDPEAIYNIGMTYWKKIRDYDEAKKYFQQYIQLRPNDETTYEVKKILGKIDQDKLIHKQRTQEIMVEALSTPDDDTSEHYTRAVQLYTEGNIDKALSEFKIAAEKQENETNARIYMGVILNQKGRVDDAIEQLEKSIELTPDNPDAYYNLALIYDKVKNNSAKALTNYKKAIKYNKDYLDSYSRMGDIYARTGKIDKAMKQYEKTIELDTNYAKGYSNIGILFNSKGEYRKALDNIQKAIKIDPNDPIFYNNLANVYLENNNYTKARETIARAVELDPDSAISHCTYGEILESLKEYDLAIYHFEQATKDMKWRPYARRRIRAIKSKKKFNE
- a CDS encoding HU family DNA-binding protein, whose translation is MNKAQLVESVVKELKISKAAGEKAVKSVIVSIKKGLKKDKNVQLIGFGTFRVVNRKARAGRNPQTGEKIKIKASKSVGFKCGKDLKKSL
- the ligA gene encoding NAD-dependent DNA ligase LigA, with the translated sequence MIIKDNGDKDKAIRSINDLRSKIAYHNWRYYVLDDPEITDGEYDNLYNKLVHLEEAHPDLITSDSPSQRVGAVPLSSFDSFKHPVPMLSLSNTYTEEDVLKFDERTKKTLGVEKIEYVVEPKLDGLAVELVYEKGIFSIGATRGDGFIGEQITANLKTIRSIPLSLISGDLKIPDYVSVRGEVIMKLHDFRMLNETRLNKGEQLFANPRNAAAGSVRQLDPRVTATRPLDIFFYAIGSMQGINVSSQNQLLELFPQWGLKVNPLVTVVSDIRQAMTYHSELYKKRDTLDYDIDGIVIKVNSYALQDTLGTIARSPRWAVAYKFKARQATTVINDIIVQVGRTGALTPVAIMNPVEISGVVVERATLHNQDEIIKKNVRIGDTVIIERAGDVIPEVVKVVLTKRTGREKLFTMPKKCPVCGADVRKDENMSVYRCAGLSCSAQLKESIKHFASRKAMDIDGLGDKLIEQLVDKKMIRNISDLYKLTKEQLRDMERMGDLSAGNIIRAIKDSKGPTLAKFVFALGIRNVGEQSAKLVVQKYRSLDALSIVPFDDLVTVKEIGPEIASSIVAFFNNDENKEILDNLKKAGIEWHIEEEIKNRPFEGKIFVFTGTLKDLSRDDVKNIVERLGARASSSVSKNTDYLVAGESPGSKYEKAKKLGIKILTEKEFVAIIEQ